The following proteins come from a genomic window of Anopheles ziemanni chromosome 3, idAnoZiCoDA_A2_x.2, whole genome shotgun sequence:
- the LOC131287067 gene encoding transport and Golgi organization protein 11 isoform X1 gives MARSISPGGYSNYEDDTLFQSAAFTHDISEQMRVPKRIRATGDYFEDQDLLPNGNGEINSWNYHNKIDMNVPDRIVVLGQDQHLVLTSGTKSAPREIMLENSILPKDPGFVRVSTPPRVITLSEHHFPSASDEPEENAKDNNQDDNYGPASLDSMEDPNSSNGYFSRPSASHGRDVSKRSAFSKYNNELTLTRSMREETPTFGGSVENLTPSEEVTHLRRQVAKINRRLLAIEIESVNRQQREKIIYCVGMAYFLFKTFMWLSRK, from the exons ATGGCTCGCTCGATAAGTCCCGGAGGCTACTCGAACTACGAAGACGATACGTTGTTCCAGAGTGCGGCCTTTACCCACGATATCAGCGAACAGATGCGTGTACCGAAGCGGATCCGTGCCACAGGAGATTACTTTGAGGACCAGGATTTGCTGCCGAATGGGAATGGGGAGATTAATTCGTGGAACTACCACAACAAGATCGATATGAATGTTCCGGACCGTATTGTGGTGCTCGGACAGGATCAGCATTTGG TTCTTACATCAGGCACCAAATCAGCACCGCGTGAAATTATGCTGGAAAACTCCATTTTGCCGAAGGATCCAGGCTTCGTACGCGTTTCTACGCCACCGCGCGTGATTACGCTTTCGGAGCACCATTTTCCGTCGGCTTCGGATGAGCCCGAAGAAAACGCCAAAGACAACAACCAGGATGATAACTACGGACCGGCTTCGTTGGATTCGATGGAGGACCCCAACAGCAGCAATGGATACTTTTCCAGACCGTCCGCATCCCACGGTCGGGATGTCTCGAAACGATCCGCATTTTCAAAGTACAACAATGAACTCACTTTAACAAGAAG CATGCGCGAAGAAACGCCAACTTTTGGCGGTAGTGTCGAAAATTTAACGCCGTCTGAGGAGGTAACGCACCTGCGGCGCCAGGTGGCCAAGATAAACCGTCGTCTACTAGCCATCGAAATCGAGTCGGTGAACCGGCAGCAACGTGAAAAGATCATCTACTGCGTTGGGATGGCTTATTTCTTATTCAAAACTTTTATGTGGCTTAGCCGGAAGTAA
- the LOC131287067 gene encoding transport and Golgi organization protein 11 isoform X2, whose protein sequence is MARSISPGGYSNYEDDTLFQSAAFTHDISEQMRVPKRIRATGDYFEDQDLLPNGNGEINSWNYHNKIDMNVPDRIVVLGQDQHLGTKSAPREIMLENSILPKDPGFVRVSTPPRVITLSEHHFPSASDEPEENAKDNNQDDNYGPASLDSMEDPNSSNGYFSRPSASHGRDVSKRSAFSKYNNELTLTRSMREETPTFGGSVENLTPSEEVTHLRRQVAKINRRLLAIEIESVNRQQREKIIYCVGMAYFLFKTFMWLSRK, encoded by the exons ATGGCTCGCTCGATAAGTCCCGGAGGCTACTCGAACTACGAAGACGATACGTTGTTCCAGAGTGCGGCCTTTACCCACGATATCAGCGAACAGATGCGTGTACCGAAGCGGATCCGTGCCACAGGAGATTACTTTGAGGACCAGGATTTGCTGCCGAATGGGAATGGGGAGATTAATTCGTGGAACTACCACAACAAGATCGATATGAATGTTCCGGACCGTATTGTGGTGCTCGGACAGGATCAGCATTTGG GCACCAAATCAGCACCGCGTGAAATTATGCTGGAAAACTCCATTTTGCCGAAGGATCCAGGCTTCGTACGCGTTTCTACGCCACCGCGCGTGATTACGCTTTCGGAGCACCATTTTCCGTCGGCTTCGGATGAGCCCGAAGAAAACGCCAAAGACAACAACCAGGATGATAACTACGGACCGGCTTCGTTGGATTCGATGGAGGACCCCAACAGCAGCAATGGATACTTTTCCAGACCGTCCGCATCCCACGGTCGGGATGTCTCGAAACGATCCGCATTTTCAAAGTACAACAATGAACTCACTTTAACAAGAAG CATGCGCGAAGAAACGCCAACTTTTGGCGGTAGTGTCGAAAATTTAACGCCGTCTGAGGAGGTAACGCACCTGCGGCGCCAGGTGGCCAAGATAAACCGTCGTCTACTAGCCATCGAAATCGAGTCGGTGAACCGGCAGCAACGTGAAAAGATCATCTACTGCGTTGGGATGGCTTATTTCTTATTCAAAACTTTTATGTGGCTTAGCCGGAAGTAA
- the LOC131288727 gene encoding 26S proteasome non-ATPase regulatory subunit 1: protein MVNITSAAGIICLLDEPVAELKVFALKKLNMIVGEFWPEISEAAEKIEMLHEDKSFPDHELAALVASKVYYHLGSFEDSLTYALGAGDLFDVNARNEYVDTIIAKCIDHYTQLRVALVEAEETNQEAKPIDSRLEAIVNRMIQRCLEDGQYKQALGIALETRRMDIVEAAIMKADDVPGMLAYAFQVTMGFIQNRAFRNKVLRCLVELYRNAGVPDYVNMCQCLIFLEDPLAVAEVLDGLTKETESSVLMAYQIAFDLYESATQQYLGQVLQALKATAPIPSALISNFKPQGTTSTEEPASDGAAPVEPKAERTLESLNEAEKVHQKNIEKLASILSGEVTIELQLQFLIRSNHADLQILRATKESVRLSICHTATVIANTFMHSGTTSDQFLRDNLEWLARATNWAKLTATASLGVIHRGHETDSLALMQSYLPKESGPSSGYSEGGGLYALGLIHANHGANIIDYLLQQLKDAQNENVRHGGCLGLGLAAMGTHRQDVYEQLKFNLYQDDAVTGEAAGIAMGMLMLGSKHAQAIEDMVSYAQETQHEKILRGLAVGISLTMYARLEEADALVASLSNDKDPVLRRSGMYTIAMAYCGTGNNQAIRKLLHVAVSDVNDDVRRAAVTAIGFILFRSPEQCPSVVSLLAESYNPHVRYGAAMALGIACAGTGSREAIALLEPMAKFDPVNFVRQGALIASAMILIQHTDQTCPKVTFFRQLYTQVITNKHEDVMAKFGAILAQGIIDAGGRNVTVSLQSRTGHTNLQAVVGMLLFTQYWYWFPLSHCLSLAFTPTCIIALNSDLKMPKIDFKSAARPSLYAYPAPLEEKKREEREKVTTAVLSIAARAKRREGDKKKDSKDSTAAAAGETKMEVDEETTATGKEDAAKVKEEAKTSTSTTTTTTTTPVKEESKKKDKITTGSGSPAPATAADDATAGSSGTADKADKDKDKASKTPKEPEPSFEILSNPARVMRQQLKVISIAEGTPYTPLKDVTIGGIVMMNHTAGGDQVLVEPVAACGPKNDDLKEPEAPEPFEYVDDDA, encoded by the coding sequence ATGGTGAACATCACCTCAGCCGCCGGCATCATCTGCCTGCTGGATGAACCGGTCGCGGAGCTAAAGGTATTTGCGCTGAAGAAGCTCAACATGATTGTTGGCGAGTTCTGGCCGGAAATCTCCGAGGCGGCCGAAAAGATTGAAATGCTGCACGAAGACAAAAGCTTCCCGGACCACGAACTGGCCGCCCTGGTCGCCTCGAAGGTTTACTACCATCTCGGGTCGTTCGAGGACTCGCTCACGTACGCCCTCGGCGCAGGGGACCTTTTTGACGTGAATGCACGCAACGAGTACGTGGATACTATCATCGCCAAATGCATCGATCACTACACGCAGCTGCGGGTGGCCCTGGTTGAGGCGGAAGAGACAAACCAGGAGGCAAAACCGATCGACTCGCGCCTGGAGGCGATTGTGAACCGCATGATTCAGCGCTGCTTGGAGGATGGTCAGTACAAGCAGGCCCTCGGTATCGCACTCGAAACCCGCCGAATGGACATCGTTGAGGCGGCGATCATGAAGGCGGACGATGTGCCGGGAATGCTGGCCTACGCGTTCCAGGTGACGATGGGATTCATCCAGAATCGTGCGTTCCGCAATAAGGTGTTGCGTTGCCTGGTCGAGCTGTACAGGAACGCGGGAGTTCCGGACTACGTCAACATGTGCCAGTGTTTGATCTTCCTCGAGGATCCGCTGGCCGTAGCGGAGGTGCTCGATGGGCTGACGAAGGAGACCGAATCGTCGGTACTGATGGCGTACCAGATTGCGTTCGATCTGTACGAATCGGCTACCCAGCAATACCTCGGTCAGGTGCTGCAGGCCCTCAAAGCCACTGCTCCGATTCCCTCGGCGCTCATCTCCAACTTTAAACCGCAAGGCACCACCTCCACCGAAGAACCTGCATCCGACGGTGCAGCACCCGTAGAACCGAAGGCTGAACGTACCCTCGAAAGTCTCAACGAGGCCGAGAAGGTGCACCAGAAAAATATCGAAAAGCTGGCCAGTATCCTCTCGGGCGAGGTAACCATCGAGCTGCAGCTTCAGTTCCTCATCCGTAGCAATCACGCCGACCTGCAGATCCTGCGCGCCACCAAGGAGTCCGTTCGGCTTTCGATTTGCCATACGGCCACCGTCATCGCGAACACCTTCATGCACAGTGGAACGACGAGCGATCAGTTTTTGCGCGATAACCTCGAGTGGCTGGCGCGGGCCACGAACTGGGCCAAACTTACCGCAACCGCTTCGTTGGGTGTGATCCATCGTGGACACGAGACGGATTCATTGGCGCTGATGCAGAGCTACCTGCCAAAGGAGAGCGGTCCCAGCTCGGGCTACTCCGAAGGTGGTGGCCTGTATGCGCTTGGTTTAATTCATGCCAACCACGGCGCGAACATCATCGACTACCTGTTGCAGCAGCTGAAGGACGCGCAAAACGAAAACGTCCGACACGGAGGATGCCTTGGGCTTGGTTTGGCCGCGATGGGAACCCACCGGCAGGATGTTTACGAGCAGCTCAAGTTTAACCTCTACCAGGATGATGCAGTCACGGGAGAAGCGGCCGGCATTGCGATGGGAATGCTGATGCTGGGCTCCAAGCACGCACAGGCAATCGAGGATATGGTTTCGTACGCCCAGGAAACGCAGCACGAGAAAATCCTGCGTGGTCTTGCCGTAGGAATCTCGCTGACGATGTACGCCCGGTTGGAGGAAGCGGACGCTCTGGTCGCTTCCCTTTCCAACGACAAGGATCCGGTGCTGCGCCGTAGTGGAATGTACACGATCGCGATGGCATACTGTGGAACGGGCAACAACCAGGCCATCCGTAAGCTACTGCACGTAGCCGTCAGCGATGTGAACGATGATGTACGTCGTGCCGCTGTCACCGCGATTGGATTCATTCTGTTCCGTTCGCCGGAACAATGCCCATCGGTTGTGTCGCTACTGGCGGAGTCATACAACCCGCACGTACGATACGGCGCTGCGATGGCGCTGGGAATTGCCTGTGCCGGCACGGGATCGCGCGAAGCGATCGCACTGCTCGAACCGATGGCCAAGTTTGATCCGGTGAACTTTGTGCGCCAGGGTGCACTGATCGCGTCGGCCATGATACTGATCCAGCACACCGACCAAACCTGCCCCAAGGTGACCTTCTTCCGGCAGCTGTACACGCAGGTGATTACGAACAAGCACGAGGACGTGATGGCCAAGTTTGGAGCCATTTTGGCCCAGGGTATCATCGATGCCGGTGGACGCAACGTAACCGTCAGCTTGCAGTCGCGTACGGGCCACACGAACCTGCAGGCCGTCGTGGGAATGCTACTGTTCACGCAGTACTGGTACTGGTTCCCGCTGTCCCACTGCCTGTCGCTGGCCTTCACCCCGACCTGTATCATTGCACTAAACTCGGATCTAAAAATGCCGAAAATTGACTTCAAATCGGCTGCCCGCCCATCGCTATACGCCTACCCGGCCCCATTGGAGGAGAAGAAACGTGAAGAACGCGAAAAGGTCACCACGGCCGTGCTTTCCATTGCGGCCCGTGCTAAACGTCGTGAGGGAGACAAGAAGAAAGATTCGAAAGACTCGACGGCGGCTGCTGCCGGCGAGACGAAGATGGAAGTGGACGAAGAAACGACCGCGACTGGTAAAGAGGATGCGGCGAAGGTGAAGGAAGAAGCGAAAACATCCActtctaccaccaccaccaccaccacaaccccGGTAAAGGAGGAATCGAAAAAGAAGGACAAAATAACCACGGGCTCTGGATCACCGGCTCCGGCGACCGCAGCGGATGATGCGACGGCGGGATCCAGTGGAACAGCCGACAAAGCGGACAAGGATAAGGATAAGGCCAGCAAAACGCCGAAGGAACCGGAACCGAGCTTCGAGATCCTGTCCAACCCGGCCCGCGTCATGCGCCAGCAGTTGAAGGTGATAAGTATCGCCGAAGGTACGCCCTACACACCGCTGAAGGATGTTACGATCGGAGGTATTGTCATGATGAATCATACGGCGGGAGGTGACCAGGTGTTGGTGGAACCCGTCGCTGCCTGCGGTCCGAAGAATGACGATCTAAAGGAACCGGAAGCACCGGAACCGTTCGAGTACGTCGATGATGACGCTTAA
- the LOC131287575 gene encoding cytochrome c oxidase assembly protein COX15 homolog translates to MFNCLRLSSCLVRNGASSCSKFSAFKTINPARSFVSNSFKQTGGGFTLRDATKNSLLAISRSSYRAPISRFCTKPNLPEKGSKAVGYWLLGCSGMVFVAVVLGGVTRLTESGLSMVTWKLLGEKMPRTDDEWREEFDRYQQFPEFKLKNQDISLQEFKMIWYMEYGHRMWGRAIGAFYAIPAVYFWTKGYFNRAMKIRVLAFGTLIGIQGLMGWYMVKSGLEDRFHQESDVPRVSQYRLASHLGFAFVLYSLFLWSALDKLLPAQRLLGQIPAATFRFKGLAHATKAAVFLTALSGAFVAGLDAGLIYNSFPKMADRWIPSDILALSPTLRNFTENPTTVQFDHRVLGTATLTLITGMFLISRRRMLPPRAYKAATAVAFMGWMQVALGITTLLTYVPVPLAASHQSGSLILLSLAIWLTHEMKLVKRLPK, encoded by the exons ATGTTTAACTGCCTACGTTTAAGCTCGTGTCTAGTGCGTAATGGCGCAAGCAGTTGCAGCAAATTTTCTGCATTTAAAACCATCAACCCTGCCAGGTCATTCGTGAGTAATTCGTTCAAACAAACCGGCGGGGGATTTACCTTACGAGATGCAACAAAG AATAGTCTTCTAGCGATCAGTCGATCGTCGTATCGAGCTCCCATTAGCCGATTCTGCACTAAACCAAACCTGCCGGAGAAAGGCAGTAAAGCGGTCGGATACTGGCTGCTCGGATGTAGCGGCATGGTCTTCGTGGCCGTTGTTCTAG GTGGCGTTACGCGGCTAACCGAATCGGGCCTCTCCATGGTCACGTGGAAGTTGCTCGGGGAAAAGATGCCCCGGACAGATGACGAATGGCGCGAGGAGTTTGACCGATATCAACAGTTTCCCGAGTTCAAACT GAAAAACCAGGACATCTCACTTCAGGAATTTAAAATGATCTGGTACATGGAATACGGCCACCGAATGTGGGGACGTGCGATCGGTGCATTTTACGCTATCCCGGCCGTTTACTTCTGGACCAAAGGGTACTTCAATCGAGCCATGAAGATTCGTGTGCTCGCCTTCGGCACCCTTATCGGTATACAGGGGCTTATGGGCTGGTACATGGTCAAGTCGGGCCTCGAAGATCGCTTCCACCAGGAGAGCGATGTGCCCCGTGTATCCCAGTACCGCCTGGCATCTCACCTTGGATTCGCGTTTGTGCTCTACTCCCTTTTCCTCTGGTCGGCCCTCGATAAACTTCTCCCAGCCCAGCGGCTTCTCGGCCAGATCCCGGCAGCCACATTCCGCTTCAAGGGCCTGGCGCATGCGACGAAGGCGGCCGTCTTTCTGACCGCACTGTCCGGTGCGTTTGTGGCCGGGTTGGACGCGGGACTCATCTACAATTCCTTCCCAAAGATGGCCGACCGCTGGATACCGAGCGACATTCTGGCCCTCTCGCCGACGTTGCGCAACTTCACGGAAAATCCTACGACGGTTCAGTTCGACCATCGTGTTTTGGGTACGGCCACGCTGACACTCATTACCGGGATGTTTTTGATATCGCGCCGAAGAATGCTTCCACCGAGAGCGTACAAGGCCGCTACGGCGGTGGCCTTTATGGGTTGGATGCAGGTGGCCCTCGGCATTACGACGCTGCTGACGTACGTGCCCGTCCCGCTGGCAGCCAGTCACCAGTCGGGCTCGTTGATACTGCTCTCGCTGGCCATTTGGTTAACGCATGAAATGAAACTTGTTAAACGACTGCCCAAATAA